One window of Chionomys nivalis chromosome 10, mChiNiv1.1, whole genome shotgun sequence genomic DNA carries:
- the LOC130882952 gene encoding LOW QUALITY PROTEIN: ubiquitin carboxyl-terminal hydrolase 21-like (The sequence of the model RefSeq protein was modified relative to this genomic sequence to represent the inferred CDS: inserted 3 bases in 2 codons), with translation MPQASEHRLGRTREPPVNIQPRVGAKIPFPPRARSKERRNPVPGPNPXPCPPDESLKKLELGQGQTSGSRPRGPLRADHGVSLPGSPPPTVALPLPFWTNLARFKSVSSGDLRPMGIALGGHRGTGELGAALSRLALQPETPTLRRSTSLRCLGGFPGPPTLLSIPTEPPTSHGSFHMISARPSEPFYSDDKMAHHTLLLGSSHVGLRNLGNTCFLNVVLQCLSSTRPLRDFCLRRDFPQEVPGGGRAQELTEAFADVIGALWHPDSCEAVNPIQFRAVFQKYVPSFSGYSQQDAQEFLKLLMERLHLEINRRGRRAPPILASGPVPSPPRRGGALHEEPGLSDDDQANLMWKRYLEREDNKIVNLFVGQLKSCLKCQACGYRSTNFEVFCDLSLPIPKKGFAGGKVSLRDCFSLFSKEEELDSENAPXCDRCRQKTRSTKKLTVQRFPRILVLHLNRFSTSLGSIKKSSVRVDFPLQRLSLGDFASDKVGSPIHYEHYTALCRCQTGWQVYNDSRVSPVSENQVASSEGYVLFYQLMQQPPRCL, from the exons ATGCCCCAGGCTTCTGAGCACCGCCTGGGCAGGACTCGAGAGCCACCTGTCAATATACAGCCCCGAGTGGGAGCCAAGATCCCATTTCCTCCCCGGGCCCGCAGCAAGGAGCGCCGAAACCCAGTTCCTGGGCCAAACC GACCATGTCCCCCAGATGAAAGCCTCAAGAAACTGGAACTGGGTCAGGGTCAGACCTCAGGCTCTCGTCCTAGAGGCCCGCTTCGAGCAGATCATGGGGTTTCCTTGCCTGGCTCACCGCCCCCGACTGTGGCTCTGCCTCTCCCGTTCTGGACCAATTTAGCCCGTTTCAAGTCTGTGAGCAGTGGGGACTTGCGTCCAATGGGGATTGCCTTGGGAGGGCACCGTGGCACCGGCGAGCTAGGGGCTGCACTGAGCCGCTTGGCACTCCAGCCTGAGACGCCCACTTTGAGACGTAGCACTTCTCTCCGGTGTCTTGGGGGCTTCCCTGGCCCCCCTACCCTGCTCAGCATACCGACAGAGCCCCCTACTTCCCATGGCTCCTTCCACATGATATCTGCCCGACCCTCTGAGCCTTTCTACTCTGATGACAAGATGGCTCATCACACCCTGCTTCTGGGCTCTAGTCATGTTGGCCTCCGAAATCTGGGAAATACATGTTTCCTGAACGTTGTGCTACAGTGTTTGAGCAGCACAAGGCCTCTTCGAGACTTTTGTCTTCGGAGGGACTTCCCACAAGAGGTCCCTGGAGGAGGCCGAGCCCAGGAGCTCACAGAAGCCTTTGCAGATGTGATTGGTGCCCTCTGGCACCCTGACTCCTGTGAAGCTGTGAATCCTATTCAATTCCGGGCTGTCTTCCAGAAATACGTTCCCTCCTTCTCTGGATACAGCCAGCAGGATGCTCAAGAGTTTCTGAAGCTCCTCATGGAGCGGTTGCATCTTGAAATCAACCGACGAGGCCGCCGGGCACCACCAATCCTGGCCAGTGGTCCAGTTCCCTCTCCACCTCGCCGAGGAGGGGCTCTGCATGAAGAACCAGGATTAAGTGATGATGATCAAGCCAACTTAATGTGGAAGCGCTACCTGGAACGAGAAGACAATAAGATCGTGAACCTATTTGTAGGCCAGCTGAAAAGTTGCCTCAAGTGCCAGGCCTGTGGGTATCGCTCCACGAACTTCGAGGTTTTTTGTGACCTGTCGCTGCCCATCCCCAAGAAAGGATTTGCTGGGGGCAAAGTGTCTCTGCGGGACTGTTTCAGCCTCTTCTCCAAGGAAGAAGAGCTAGACTCGGAAAACGCCCC GTGTGACCGATGCCGGCAGAAAACACGAAGTACCAAAAAGTTGACAGTACAAAGATTCCCCCGCATCCTCGTGCTCCATCTGAATCGATTTTCCACCTCCCTAGGCTCCATCAAGAAAAGTTCAGTACGTGTAGACTTCCCGTTGCAGCGACTGAGTCTAGGGGACTTTGCCAGTGACAAAGTGGGAAGCCCTATCCACTACGAACACTACACAGCCCTGTGCCGGTGCCAGACTGGTTGGCAAGTCTACAATGACTCCCGTGTCTCCCCTGTCAGTGAAAATCAGGTGGCGTCCAGTGAGGGCTACGTGCTGTTCTACCAACTGATGCAGCAGCCGCCGCGGTGCCTGTGA